The following are encoded together in the candidate division KSB1 bacterium genome:
- a CDS encoding alpha/beta hydrolase-fold protein, which translates to MVKQQKTILVGLLLATLFATGSWAQNWNRQPTPNDTLTSVRVLPDQRVILRIYAPQAAEVRVGGSDIPNMGSAAALTKRDDGVWETTLGPLPPGAYRYTFNVDGVSVLDPRSASISESNGMVWSLFYVPGAEFMDLKNVPHGAVAELVYYSTSLQRFRRLHVYTPPGYETGKEKYPIFYLLHGAMDCDDSWTTVGRAGIILDNLIAAGKAVPMVVVMPAGHTGPFRFGASAASSRDEFLEDFLKDIMPLVESRYRVYQEQKYRAVAGLSMGGAQTLNIIGEKLDQFGFIGVFSSGLFSLRPGQAGAEEWEKQHQAVLTNEQFKKGVRVMWFATGVDDFLLEVSRATVELMRKYGFEVTYKETAGGHTWSNWREYLNEFAQLLFK; encoded by the coding sequence ATGGTCAAGCAGCAAAAAACAATCCTGGTCGGTCTTTTGCTTGCAACATTGTTCGCGACCGGTTCTTGGGCGCAAAACTGGAATCGTCAGCCGACGCCGAACGACACGCTGACTTCGGTGCGTGTTCTGCCGGATCAGCGCGTGATTCTGCGCATCTATGCGCCGCAGGCTGCCGAAGTGCGGGTCGGCGGTTCGGATATTCCCAATATGGGGTCGGCCGCTGCGCTGACCAAGCGGGACGACGGCGTTTGGGAGACCACACTTGGGCCTTTGCCCCCGGGCGCCTATCGCTACACCTTTAATGTCGACGGCGTTTCGGTGCTGGATCCGCGAAGCGCTTCGATCAGCGAATCCAACGGCATGGTGTGGAGCCTGTTCTACGTGCCGGGCGCCGAGTTCATGGACCTGAAGAACGTGCCGCACGGCGCCGTCGCCGAACTGGTCTACTACAGCACTTCCCTGCAGCGTTTCCGCCGCCTGCACGTCTATACGCCGCCGGGCTATGAAACGGGCAAGGAAAAATACCCGATTTTTTACCTCCTGCACGGCGCTATGGACTGCGACGATTCCTGGACTACCGTCGGACGCGCGGGCATCATTCTCGACAATCTCATCGCCGCCGGAAAAGCGGTGCCGATGGTCGTCGTCATGCCGGCGGGCCACACCGGACCTTTCCGTTTCGGCGCTTCCGCCGCCTCCTCGCGCGACGAGTTCCTGGAGGATTTTCTCAAGGACATCATGCCGCTGGTGGAAAGCCGCTACCGCGTCTACCAGGAACAGAAATATCGCGCCGTCGCCGGCCTGTCTATGGGTGGTGCACAAACCCTCAACATCATCGGCGAAAAACTCGATCAATTCGGCTTTATCGGCGTGTTCAGCAGCGGACTGTTCAGTCTGCGTCCCGGACAGGCAGGCGCCGAAGAGTGGGAAAAGCAGCATCAGGCGGTGCTTACCAACGAGCAGTTCAAAAAGGGCGTACGGGTGATGTGGTTTGCCACCGGCGTCGACGACTTTTTGCTGGAAGTGTCGCGCGCCACGGTCGAGCTGATGCGCAAATACGGCTTTGAGGTGACCTACAAAGAGACGGCCGGCGGTCACACTTGGAGCAACTGGCGCGAATACCTGAACGAATTCGCCCAGCTGCTGTTCAAATGA